The genomic DNA AAAGGATCCGCTTCCCTGCTTCAGCTCCCGGCATACACTCATACACTTCGGTGATTTTCAATATGAGAAGTGATTTTGCCGGCAGGTTCGGTTTCTTCTCATGGATCATAGCTTTCATTTTCGCATGTTCCTCACCACTGGTCTTCACCGTGACATCAGCTTTTATCTGGTAACATCCCTTTGCGCCGGCACCATATACATATAATGCAGCTTTTGGATTTTCGAGAACATTTGCAAGAGTTTTCTGCATGAAATTATCTCCTATCCAGATCGTCTCATCATCAACTAAAAATACTGAAGCCATGGGTGCAACATTCGGAATTCCCGACTTTGATGCCGTTGCGAGAGGAAACACTTTAATAGCTTCCAAGGCAGTCTTTATCTCAGGAGTCAGTGCAGTCATGGTACTTGAGTTTCTCTGGTATCATAAAAAGGTTCGGGTTTTATGTCTCGTTGCTCATCGCTGCAGGGAAGATAACCCTGACCACCGCACCACCATCATTGGCAAGGGTCATGGTCCCGGATAGTTCCAGTGCAAGGTTTTCGATGATAGTAAATCCGGAGGTTGCGCTTCCGGTTCGGATAATTGACTCTGGAAAGCCCCTGCCGCTGTCCTGAACCTGATAGATATACCAGTCTTCTTCACGCCGCAAAGAGAGCTCAATCCGCCCTGGTTGGCCGGGGGTGAAAGCATGACGTATCGCGTTCAGGATAACCTCCCCCGTGATAATTCCCAGAATGGCAGCATGTTTCTCACCAATGGCATCGTCAATAGCACAGGAGATGACAATCTCAATGTCTTGCATCTCCTCAGCGAAATCTTCTGTAATACACCCGATGATAAGCCGGATATATTTACAGAGATGAACTCCGGCTCCCCTTCCCCCGCCCGCTTCGTAGAGCTGCAGGATAGCTTCAAGGAGGATCTTGCCATACCGCATATCATGTTCAGGTTCAGCGGCTATGGACAGGAATTTCTGGCTGAGGACATTTCTGACGATCTGCAGGAGGGTAATATAGGTGTGCCGGACCTCTCTTGATTCAGAACCGGTTTCGGTACCTGGTTCAGCATCATCCCGTGACTCCGGACTGATGGTCCAGATGATAAGGTCCCGATCACCGCTCTGAATTTCCCTGGCAACTATCCTGACCTGT from Methanospirillum hungatei JF-1 includes the following:
- a CDS encoding pyridoxamine 5'-phosphate oxidase family protein, coding for MTALTPEIKTALEAIKVFPLATASKSGIPNVAPMASVFLVDDETIWIGDNFMQKTLANVLENPKAALYVYGAGAKGCYQIKADVTVKTSGEEHAKMKAMIHEKKPNLPAKSLLILKITEVYECMPGAEAGKRIL